The Papaver somniferum cultivar HN1 chromosome 3, ASM357369v1, whole genome shotgun sequence genome includes a region encoding these proteins:
- the LOC113357490 gene encoding uncharacterized protein LOC113357490 isoform X1 translates to MGIISKTEVNLRRLLATAPQQKNQAKLINYVATLREQLEQLAAETTEDGLQRISKAKVSDYSEKTEALAAKLAAEPVSPVSPGPLEAFDGDWVKEIPSKPELGSQIPSPRLRRRSHNKVEDRSAPIKLDAEAQAHIEKHRKLQEDLTDEMVGLAQRLKESSLMTRKRYLILWKGQWSTAWQALVMQMLGQWKFIPGLARPHASCGY, encoded by the exons ATGGGAATTATCAGTAAAACTGAAGTAAATTTGAGGAGGTTGCTTGCAACAGCTCCGCAGCAGAAGAATCAAGCAAAGCTCATAAAT TATGTTGCTACTTTACGAGAACAATTGGAGCAATTGGCAGCAGAAACTACAGAGGATGGCTTACAAAG GATTTCGAAGGCAAAGGTGAGTGACTATTCAGAGAAGACTGAAGCACTGGCAGCTAAACTAGCTGCAGAACCAGTAAGT CCTGTTTCGCCAGGACCCTTGGAGGCTTTTGACGGGGATTGGGTCAAGGAAATTCCATCAAAGCCGGAGCTAGGAAGTCAAATACCTTCTCCAAGATTGCGAAGGAG GTCTCATAATAAAGTTGAAGATAGATCAGCTCCTATCAAACTGGATGCTGAAGCACAGGCGCATATTGAAAAGCATAG AAAGCTTCAAGAAGATTTGACGGATGAAATGGTTGGATTAGCACAAAGACTTAAAGAGAGCAGTCTTATGACACGGAAAAG GTACTTGATTCTATGGAAAGGGCAGTGGAGCACAGCTTGGCAAGCACTAGTAATGCAAATGCTCGGGCAATGGAAATTTATCCCCGGACTTGCAAGACCACATGCTTCATGTGGCTACTAA
- the LOC113357490 gene encoding uncharacterized protein LOC113357490 isoform X2, which translates to MGIISKTEVNLRRLLATAPQQKNQAKLINYVATLREQLEQLAAETTEDGLQRISKAKVSDYSEKTEALAAKLAAEPPVSPGPLEAFDGDWVKEIPSKPELGSQIPSPRLRRRSHNKVEDRSAPIKLDAEAQAHIEKHRKLQEDLTDEMVGLAQRLKESSLMTRKRYLILWKGQWSTAWQALVMQMLGQWKFIPGLARPHASCGY; encoded by the exons ATGGGAATTATCAGTAAAACTGAAGTAAATTTGAGGAGGTTGCTTGCAACAGCTCCGCAGCAGAAGAATCAAGCAAAGCTCATAAAT TATGTTGCTACTTTACGAGAACAATTGGAGCAATTGGCAGCAGAAACTACAGAGGATGGCTTACAAAG GATTTCGAAGGCAAAGGTGAGTGACTATTCAGAGAAGACTGAAGCACTGGCAGCTAAACTAGCTGCAGAACCA CCTGTTTCGCCAGGACCCTTGGAGGCTTTTGACGGGGATTGGGTCAAGGAAATTCCATCAAAGCCGGAGCTAGGAAGTCAAATACCTTCTCCAAGATTGCGAAGGAG GTCTCATAATAAAGTTGAAGATAGATCAGCTCCTATCAAACTGGATGCTGAAGCACAGGCGCATATTGAAAAGCATAG AAAGCTTCAAGAAGATTTGACGGATGAAATGGTTGGATTAGCACAAAGACTTAAAGAGAGCAGTCTTATGACACGGAAAAG GTACTTGATTCTATGGAAAGGGCAGTGGAGCACAGCTTGGCAAGCACTAGTAATGCAAATGCTCGGGCAATGGAAATTTATCCCCGGACTTGCAAGACCACATGCTTCATGTGGCTACTAA
- the LOC113357490 gene encoding uncharacterized protein LOC113357490 isoform X3 — protein MANCCCEYVATLREQLEQLAAETTEDGLQRISKAKVSDYSEKTEALAAKLAAEPVSPVSPGPLEAFDGDWVKEIPSKPELGSQIPSPRLRRRSHNKVEDRSAPIKLDAEAQAHIEKHRKLQEDLTDEMVGLAQRLKESSLMTRKRYLILWKGQWSTAWQALVMQMLGQWKFIPGLARPHASCGY, from the exons ATGGCCAACTGTTGTTGTGAG TATGTTGCTACTTTACGAGAACAATTGGAGCAATTGGCAGCAGAAACTACAGAGGATGGCTTACAAAG GATTTCGAAGGCAAAGGTGAGTGACTATTCAGAGAAGACTGAAGCACTGGCAGCTAAACTAGCTGCAGAACCAGTAAGT CCTGTTTCGCCAGGACCCTTGGAGGCTTTTGACGGGGATTGGGTCAAGGAAATTCCATCAAAGCCGGAGCTAGGAAGTCAAATACCTTCTCCAAGATTGCGAAGGAG GTCTCATAATAAAGTTGAAGATAGATCAGCTCCTATCAAACTGGATGCTGAAGCACAGGCGCATATTGAAAAGCATAG AAAGCTTCAAGAAGATTTGACGGATGAAATGGTTGGATTAGCACAAAGACTTAAAGAGAGCAGTCTTATGACACGGAAAAG GTACTTGATTCTATGGAAAGGGCAGTGGAGCACAGCTTGGCAAGCACTAGTAATGCAAATGCTCGGGCAATGGAAATTTATCCCCGGACTTGCAAGACCACATGCTTCATGTGGCTACTAA
- the LOC113357490 gene encoding uncharacterized protein LOC113357490 isoform X4: MANCCCEYVATLREQLEQLAAETTEDGLQRISKAKVSDYSEKTEALAAKLAAEPPVSPGPLEAFDGDWVKEIPSKPELGSQIPSPRLRRRSHNKVEDRSAPIKLDAEAQAHIEKHRKLQEDLTDEMVGLAQRLKESSLMTRKRYLILWKGQWSTAWQALVMQMLGQWKFIPGLARPHASCGY, encoded by the exons ATGGCCAACTGTTGTTGTGAG TATGTTGCTACTTTACGAGAACAATTGGAGCAATTGGCAGCAGAAACTACAGAGGATGGCTTACAAAG GATTTCGAAGGCAAAGGTGAGTGACTATTCAGAGAAGACTGAAGCACTGGCAGCTAAACTAGCTGCAGAACCA CCTGTTTCGCCAGGACCCTTGGAGGCTTTTGACGGGGATTGGGTCAAGGAAATTCCATCAAAGCCGGAGCTAGGAAGTCAAATACCTTCTCCAAGATTGCGAAGGAG GTCTCATAATAAAGTTGAAGATAGATCAGCTCCTATCAAACTGGATGCTGAAGCACAGGCGCATATTGAAAAGCATAG AAAGCTTCAAGAAGATTTGACGGATGAAATGGTTGGATTAGCACAAAGACTTAAAGAGAGCAGTCTTATGACACGGAAAAG GTACTTGATTCTATGGAAAGGGCAGTGGAGCACAGCTTGGCAAGCACTAGTAATGCAAATGCTCGGGCAATGGAAATTTATCCCCGGACTTGCAAGACCACATGCTTCATGTGGCTACTAA